A genomic window from Gossypium hirsutum isolate 1008001.06 chromosome D12, Gossypium_hirsutum_v2.1, whole genome shotgun sequence includes:
- the LOC121224577 gene encoding probable lipid phosphate phosphatase beta encodes MGLPETTTKSSSSFLKALITIDASVLLFLHTIFKPILPIFLLLLLEYSADFLLFPSGHASRVMFLATLFPLIYQNHGGLILDFILRWVKFEPGLFLFGVWVWAILTAISRVLLGRHFLSDVLVGAFVRVLEGIVACRFLRF; translated from the exons ATGGGATTGCCGGAAACAACCACTAAATCATCCTCATCTTTCTTGAAGGCCCTAATAACCATAGACGCCTCAGTTTTACTCTTCCTCCACACAATCTTCAAGCCTATCCTCCCAAttttccttctcctcctcctcgAATACTCTGCCGATTTC CTTCTCTTTCCCAGTGGCCATGCTTCAAGGGTTATGTTTTTAGCTACTCTCTTCCCCCTTATTTATCAAAACCACGGGGGACTCATTTTGGATTTTATTCTACGGTGGGTTAAATTTGAACCCGGTTTGTTTCTATTTGGCGTTTGGGTTTGGGCTATACTGACTGCTATTTCAAGGGTTTTGCTTGGAAGGCATTTCCTTTCCGATGTTTTGGTTGGAGCGTTTGTTAGGGTGCTTGAAGGGATTGTTGCGTGTCGGTTTTTGAGATTTTAG
- the LOC107944527 gene encoding protein NRT1/ PTR FAMILY 6.3, producing the protein MIVVALTEIKRLRSATSHGLTNDPSAQIPMSVFWLTPQFLLLRAREAFTYIGHLDFFLRECPKGMKIMSTGLFLSTLSLGFFVSSVLVTIVHKVTGTKHPWLPDNLNQGCLYDFYWLLAILSCLNLIIYLVFAKWYVYKDRRLADEGIELEEAEVAFH; encoded by the coding sequence ATGATAGTTGTTGCACTGACAGAAATCAAGCGATTGAGGTCCGCAACCTCACATGGACTTACAAATGACCCATCAGCTCAAATCCCAATGAGCGTGTTCTGGCTGACCCCCCAGTTTTTGCTACTGAGGGCTAGGGAGGCCTTTACATACATAGGGCATCTCGATTTTTTCTTGAGGGAATGTCCGAAAGGGATGAAAATAATGAGCACGGGTTTGTTTTTGAGTACCCTTTCATTAGGGTTTTTCGTTAGTTCTGTGCTGGTTACTATAGTTCACAAGGTGACTGGAACCAAGCATCCATGGCTGCCAGACAATCTGAACCAAGGGTGTCTTTATGACTTCTACTGGCTTTTGGCAATCCTGAGTTGTTTGAACTTGATAATTTACTTGGTGTTTGCTAAGTGGTATGTGTACAAGGACAGGAGACTTGCGGATGAAGGGATTGAATTAGAAGAAGCAGAAGTTGCGTTCCATTAA